In a genomic window of Brassica rapa cultivar Chiifu-401-42 chromosome A10, CAAS_Brap_v3.01, whole genome shotgun sequence:
- the LOC103844186 gene encoding tyrosine-protein phosphatase DSP1 isoform X1, with product MKLVENTPAATDKFTTTEEEDGEDACRTIEVVERNVFQAQFDEAADAVEELNLIPPLNFSMVDNGIFRSGFPDPANFSFLQTLGLRSIIYLCPEPYPESNIQFLKSNGITLFQFGIEGNKEPFVIIPDQKIRKALNVLLDEKNHPVLIHCKRGKHRTGCLVGCLRKLQKWCLTSIFDEYQRFAAAKARVSDQRFMEIFDVSSFSHVPMSFSCSSR from the exons ATGAAGCTAGTTGAGAATACGCCGGCGGCGACTGACAAGTTCACCACCACGGAGGAGGAGGACGGTGAAGACGCCTGCCGCACGATCGAGGTCGTCGAGAGAAACGTGTTTCAGGCTCAGTTCGATGAAGCTGCTGATGCGGTTGAGGAGCTTAACCTTATACCGCCCCTCAACTTCTCTATGGTGGATAACGGAATATTCCGTTCTGGATTCCCTGATCCGGCTAACTTCTCCTTCCTCCAGACTCTGGGACTCCGCTCAATTAT TTATCTGTGTCCGGAGCCTTACCCGGAGAGTAACATCCAGTTCCTCAAATCCAATGGGATTACTCTTTTCCAGTTTGGCATTGAAGGCAATAAG GAACCATTTGTGATTATTCCAGACCAGAAAATCCGCAAGGCACTCAATGTCCTTTTAG ATGAGAAAAACCATCCGGTTCTGATTCATTGTAAGCGAGGCAAG CATCGTACTGGTTGTCTTGTGGGTTGCTTGAGAAAACTTCAGAAATGGTGTTTGACTTCGATATTTGACGAGTACCAGCGATTTGCAGCAGCTAAAGCTAGAGTTTCAGATCAAAGATTCATGGAGATATTCGACGTCTCCAGCTTCAGTCATGTTCCGATGTCTTTCTCTTGTTCCAGCAGGtaa
- the LOC103844186 gene encoding tyrosine-protein phosphatase DSP2 isoform X2, with protein sequence MKLVENTPAATDKFTTTEEEDGEDACRTIEVVERNVFQAQFDEAADAVEELNLIPPLNFSMVDNGIFRSGFPDPANFSFLQTLGLRSIIYLCPEPYPESNIQFLKSNGITLFQFGIEGNKVLCLDNEICSHLWCSENHKESPLTTTNGLSTSLEPFVIIPDQKIRKALNVLLDEKNHPVLIHCKRGKHRTGCLVGCLRKLQKWCLTSIFDEYQRFAAAKARVSDQRFMEIFDVSSFSHVPMSFSCSSR encoded by the exons ATGAAGCTAGTTGAGAATACGCCGGCGGCGACTGACAAGTTCACCACCACGGAGGAGGAGGACGGTGAAGACGCCTGCCGCACGATCGAGGTCGTCGAGAGAAACGTGTTTCAGGCTCAGTTCGATGAAGCTGCTGATGCGGTTGAGGAGCTTAACCTTATACCGCCCCTCAACTTCTCTATGGTGGATAACGGAATATTCCGTTCTGGATTCCCTGATCCGGCTAACTTCTCCTTCCTCCAGACTCTGGGACTCCGCTCAATTAT TTATCTGTGTCCGGAGCCTTACCCGGAGAGTAACATCCAGTTCCTCAAATCCAATGGGATTACTCTTTTCCAGTTTGGCATTGAAGGCAATAAGGTTC TGTGTTTAGACAACGAAATTTGCTCCCATTTATGGTGTTCTGAGAATCACAAAGAGAGTCCATTAACAACAACAAATGGACTCTCCACAAGTTtg GAACCATTTGTGATTATTCCAGACCAGAAAATCCGCAAGGCACTCAATGTCCTTTTAG ATGAGAAAAACCATCCGGTTCTGATTCATTGTAAGCGAGGCAAG CATCGTACTGGTTGTCTTGTGGGTTGCTTGAGAAAACTTCAGAAATGGTGTTTGACTTCGATATTTGACGAGTACCAGCGATTTGCAGCAGCTAAAGCTAGAGTTTCAGATCAAAGATTCATGGAGATATTCGACGTCTCCAGCTTCAGTCATGTTCCGATGTCTTTCTCTTGTTCCAGCAGGtaa
- the LOC103844184 gene encoding 1-aminocyclopropane-1-carboxylate oxidase 4, with product MESFPIINLEKLNGEERGLTMEKIKDACENWGFFECVNHGIPHELLDRVEKMTKEHYKKCMEERFKESIKNRGLDSVRSEVNDVDWESTFYLKHLPASNISHVPDLDDDYRTLMKEFAGKIEMLSEELLDLLCENLGLEKGYLKKVFYGSKSPTFGTKVSNYPPCPKPDLIKGLRAHTDAGGIILLFQDDKVSGLQLLKDGEWVDVPPVKHSIVVNLGDQLEVITNGKYKSVEHRVIAQTDGEGRMSIASFYNPGSDSVIFPAPELIGKENEKKDNYPKFVFEDYMKLYSAVKFQAKEPRFEAMKAMETTVANNVGPLATA from the exons ATGGAGAGTTTTCCAATCATCAATCTCGAGAAGCTTAATGGAGAAGAGAGAGGACTCACGATGGAGAAGATCAAAGACGCTTGTGAAAACTGGGGGTTCTTTGAG TGCGTGAACCATGGGATTCCACATGAACTACTTGACAGAGTGGAGAAGATGACCAAGGAACACTACAAGAAGTGCATGGAAGAGAGATTCAAGGAGTCCATTAAGAACAGAGGACTCGACTCTGTTCGGTCTGAAGTCAATGACGTTGACTGGGAGTCAACTTTCTACCTTAAGCACCTTCCTGCCTCCAATATATCCCATGTCCCTGATCTCGACGACGATTACAG GACGTTGATGAAAGAGTTTGCCGGTAAGATAGAGATGTTGTCGGAGGAGCTACTGGATCTGCTTTGCGAGAATCTTGGATTGGAGAAGGGTTATCTGAAAAAGGTGTTCTACGGATCGAAAAGTCCAACATTTGGAACCAAAGTGAGCAACTATCCACCTTGTCCTAAACCGGATTTAATCAAGGGGCTCCGAGCACATACCGACGCAGGCGGCATCATCCTCCTCTTCCAGGACGATAAAGTCAGTGGACTTCAGCTCCTTAAGGACGGTGAGTGGGTCGATGTTCCTCCGGTTAAGCATTCTATCGTCGTTAATCTCGGTGACCAGCTTGAG GTGATAACCAATGGGAAGTACAAGAGCGTGGAGCATAGAGTGATAGCCCAGACGGACGGAGAAGGAAGAATGTCCATTGCATCATTCTACAACCCTGGAAGCGACTCTGTTATTTTTCCGGCGCCGGAGTTGATCGGAAAAGAGAATGAGAAGAAGGATAACTATCCAAAATTTGTGTTTGAGGATTACATGAAACTTTACTCTGCTGTCAAGTTTCAGGCCAAAGAACCAAGGTTTGAAGCCATGAAGGCTATGGAGACAACCGTGGCCAACAATGTTGGACCATTGGCCACTGCCTAA